Below is a genomic region from Amycolatopsis sp. 195334CR.
CCCAGGATTCCCGCGGGCCGACGCAGTTGTACGACAGCACGCCGATCCGCAGGCCGTCGCGCTCGACCACCGCCGGGGTGCGGGCCTCGGTGACGTCCGCACCGGCTCCCACCGGGACGAGCCCGGCCACGCGGGAGTGCGCCACGGTGTCGGTCACGCCGACCTCACCGGCGTCGAAGATGTGGTTGCCCGCCAAGGTGACCACGTCGAACCCGGCCTCGGCGAGCGCGCCGAGCGCGGCCGGATCGGCGGGCGGCGCGGGCACATCGGTGCTGATCTGGGTGGTGGTGGTCGAATGCGGGACCTCGACGTGCCCGATCGCGACGTCGGCCCGCTGGAACAGGGGAGCCGACGGCGCCAGGAAACCCGCCGGGTCGGGCTCGTCGAGGATCAGGTCCCCGACGGCGGCGATGGTGATCATGAGACCGCTTCCTCGGTGTGCCGGGACAGGAAGGCCCGCAGCCGCGGGCTTTTCGGATCGCCGAAGACCTCGGCGGGGGTGCCCGACTCGACGATCCGGCCGGCTTCCATGAACACGCACCGGTCGGCCACCTCGCGGGCGAAGGCCATCTCGTGGGTCACCACCACCATCGTCAGCCCGTCGGCGGCGAGCCCGCGCAGCACGCCGAGCACCTCGTCGACCAGTTCCGGGTCGAGCGCACTGGTCGGCTCGTCGAACAGCATGATCCGGGGGCGCACGGCCAGCGCCCTGGCGATCGCCACGCGCTGCTGCTGCCCGCCGGAGAGCTGGCGCGGGTAGTGGTGCAGGCGCTCGCCGAGGCCGACCCGCTCCAGCAGCGCGATCGCGTCCGCCTCGGTTTCCGCGCGGTCGCGGCGGTGCACCCGCACCGGGGCCTCGGTGACGTTGCGCAACGCGGTGAAGTGCGGGAACAGGTTGAACTGCTGGAAGACCATGCCGATCCGCCTGCGTTGCGCGGCCCGCCCGCGCGGGCTCAGCGGCCGCAGCCCGCCGCGGTGCTCCTCGTAGCCGATCAGGTCGCCGTCGAGGTACATCGCGCCCGCGTCGATCGACTCCAGCTGGTGCACACAACGGACCAAAGTGGACTTCCCGGAGCCGGACGGGCCGATGACCACCACCACCTCGCCCTCGGCCACGTCGAGGTCCACTCCGTCGAGCGCGGGGTGCGTGCCGAAGGACTTCCGCACGCCGCTCATCCGCAGCACCGGGTTCACGAGGCACCTCCCCGCGCGAAGCGGCGTTCGAGCCGTCGCTGGAGCACGGTCAGCAGGGTGACCACGACCAGGTACCAGACGCACGCCACGATCAGCATCGGCACGATCTCGTAGCTCTGGTTGTAGATCACCTGCACCGCGTGCAGCAGGTCGTTCATCGCGATCACCGAGACCAGCGCGGTGCCCTTGAGCACGCTGATGAACTGGCTGCCGCTCGGCGGGATGATCACCCGCATCGCCTGCGGCAGCACGATCCGGAAGAAGGTCTGCGCCGGGGTGAAGCCCATCGCGGAGGCGGCTTCGCGCTGCCCCTGGTCCACGCCCAGCACCCCGGCACGGATGATTTCGGCCATATACGCCGACTCCACCAGCGAGAGCCCGATGATGCCCGCGGTCAGCGGGGTGATCAGGTCGTTGGCGTTCCAGGTCAGCAGCGCCGGGCCGAACGGCACGCTCAGCGAGATCTTCGGCAGCAGGTAGGCCAGGTTGAACCAGAAGATCAGCTGCACCAGGGGCGGGATGCCGCGGAACACGCCGACGTAGAGCGTGGCGGCCCAGCGCGCCGGGGCGAAGCCGGACAGCTGCGCGGCGGCGAGCAGCCCGCCCACCACCGAGCCGATCACCATCGCCAGCACGGCCAGCAGCACGGTGGTGCCGAGTCCGGAAAGGACGGACGGGGCGAACAGGTGCTCGGCCACCACGTCCCACTGGAACCGCTCGTTGCCGACCAGGAAGGCCAGCAGCTGCGCGGCCAGCACCACGAGCACGGCGGTGGCCACCCAGCGCCACGGCCGGAACCGGGGCCGCGCGCCGGCGATGTCGTGCGCGCGCGGGGTGGCCGGGGAATCGGTGGTCACGGTCATGACGGCGTCCCGGCGTTGAACTCCGGCCGCGGCACGGTCACCCCGTCCAGCCCCCACTTCCGCATGATCTCCTGGTAGCGCCCGGAGTTGAACAACTCGCCGAAAGCCTGGTGCAGCACCGGTCCGAGCCCGCTCGCCTTCGAGGTGTAGAGCGCGAGCTTGTCCGCGGTGGCGCCCTGCTCCTCGGTCTGCGTGACGTAGGTGTAGACGCCCTGCTGCTGCGCGGTCACGTCGATCGCCGCGGCCTGGGTCATGCCCGCCGCCTCGGCGCGCCCGGACTGCGCGGCCAGCAGGGTGGCGTTGGTGTCGGCGAGCCCGATCGACTGCACCGCACCGCGTCCGGCGCGCTCGCAGAACGCCGAGAGCTGCCGCAGCTGCTCCTCGACCACGCTCGCGGTGACCACGGCGACCCGCTTGCCGCACAACGCGTCCGTGGCCGGGATGGGCACCGGCGCGTTCGACGGCACCACGTACGAGGTGCGCGTGGTCATCCAGGTGATCGTGTCGAACTGCTTCTCGCGTTCGGCGGTGACCTTCACCGGGCCGTTGAACGCGTCGTAGCGGTTGGACAGCATTCCTTGCAGCGCACCGGGAAGGCTGTCCACCACGATGGTTTCCGTGCGCACGCCGAGCAGTTGGCCCAGCGCGTCCTGGAAGTCCTTGTCGATACCGGTGATCGAGCCGTCGGCGGCGACCGTGCGGTAGGGCGGGTGCGAGTCGCCGGCGAAGCGGAGCACGCCGGCCTGGCGCACGGGTTCGGGCAGCGCGTCGTGGAGGGCGGTGTTCGCGCCCGCCGGTACCGGGGTGTCGGTGCCCTCGCCGAGCTGCGCACCGCAGCCGGTGAGGACGAGCAGGAGCGCGGCGGCGCCGAACAACGGTCTGCGGGCGTGGGGGATGGGTCGCATGGCGGTGGTTCTCCCTGCGTTGGGCCTGGCCAGGCGGGGTGTCGGGATCGGGGAACCGATCATTGACGACTAGAATGCCGACGAGCGTCGCACGAGGTGTCGCCAATTGCAAGACCCGGTCGCCCCGTAGGCTTCCGGCCAACCCGAAGGGAGCGCGGATGCCGGAGACCCCGCCGCGGGCCGAACCGCAGCTGCTGCTGACCTCGCTGCTCGGCGACTACTGGTACTGGCGCGACGAGCACATCCCGTCGGCCGCGCTGGTGCGGTTGCTCGCGGAGTTCGGCATCGGCACGGACAACGCCAGGGCGGCGATGCGGCGGCTGGCGGCCAAGGGCCTGCTGACCACCTCGCGGCGCGGCCGGACCACCGCGTACGGCATCCCGCCGCGCACCAGCGGCGTGATCGTCGGGCGCACGCACCGGATGCTCACCTTCGGCGCCACCGCGCCGGAGTGGGACGGGTACTGGACCGTGGTCGCGTTCTCGGTGCCCGAGCAGGAACGCGAGGTGCGCACGGCACTGCGCTCGCGGTTGCGCGTGCTCGGTTTCGCCGCGCTGTACGACGGTTTGTGGGTGTCCCCGCGCGACCTCGCCGAACCGGCGGTCGCGCTGCTCGCCGAACTCGGCATCGAACGCGGCAGCGTGCTGCGGGCGACCGAGGTGCCCGGCGGACCGGCGGGCGGCGGCCCGGCCGAGGCGTTCGACCTCGAACCCCTGGCCCGGCAGTACCGGGAATTCGTCGACCGCTACCGGCCGCTGCCCGCGCGCCTCGCGGCCGGCCGGATCAGCCCGGCCGAGGCGCTGCGCCTGCGCACCGAACTGCGCGTCGACTGGCGGGCCTTTCCCGAGCGGGACCCGGATCTGCCCGCGGTCATGCTGCCGCCGGGCTGGTCCCGCGCCGAAGCGCAGCGGCTGTTCCTGGAGATCTACGACCGGCTGGGCCCGCTCGCCGAACAGCGCTTCCGCGAGCTGCTCGCGGAAGCGGACCCGGAGCTGGCCGAGCTCGCTTCGCACCACGACAGCGCCCGGATCGCCGAGCTGTACGCGCGGCTCGGCGGCGACGCCGAACGCGGTGACACCCCGTTCGAGCAGGCGGTCCGCGCACGACGGCTGGACGACCTGCGCCGCGGCTGAGTTCCATCAGGAATCCTGCGTATTTTCGGGTGACCCGGGTCACCACTGCTTGCCATCGAGCTGGACCAGGCCGCAGGCTGACCGCAACATCATCAGGAAACCTGATGATAAACCGACCGACTCGGAGGTCCCGGTGGAGTTCCTCGATCCCGCGCGCTGGTCCGGCAAGGTCTTCACCGGCACCTGGACCGACGGCGGTTCCGGTACGCACGAAGTACGCGAGCCCGCGACCGGGGCGGCCCTCGGTTCGGTGGGCGTCGCCGGTGCCGCGGACATCGCCGCCGCCGTCGACCGCGCCGCGCCCGCCCAGCGCGAGTGGGCCGCGCTGCCGCACGCCGAACGTTCCGCGGTGCTGCTGCGGGCCGCCGCTCTGCTGACCGAGCACACCGGCGCCATCGCCGACTGGGTGGTCCGCGAGTCGGGGTCGGTCCGGCTCAAGGCGGGCATCGAGATCGAAGGCTCGGCGGGGGAGTGCGTGCAGGCCGCCGCGCTGCCGTCGGCGCCCTACGGCGAACTGCTGCCCTCGGCGGGCCGGATGAGCTTCGAACGCCGGGTTCCGGTGGGCGTGGTCGCGGTGATCTCGCCGTTCAACTTCCCTTTGCTGCTCTCGATGCGTTCGGTGGCACCGGCGCTCGCGCTGGGCAACGCGGTGATCGTCAAACCCGATCCGCGCACCGCGGTCTGCGGCGGGGTGGTGATCGCGCGGATCTTCGAGGAGGCCGGGCTGCCCGCGGGCGTGCTCCAGGTGCTGCCGGGTGACGCCGAAGCCGGGGCCGCGCTGGTCGAGCACCCGCGCGTGCCGGTCATCTCGTTCACCGGCTCGACCCGCGCCGGCCGGGCCATCGGCGCCCGTGCCGGGGAACTGCTGAAGCGGGCGCACCTCGAACTCGGCGGCAACAGCGCGCTGGTGGTGCTCGAAGACGCCGATCTCGAAGCCGCCGCGTCCTGCGGTGCGTTCGGCAGTTTCCTGCACCAGGGCCAGATCTGCATGGCCGTGGGCAGGCACCTGGTGCACCGCTCGCTGTACGACCGCTACGTCGAGCTGCTCGGCAAGAAGGCCGAACAGCTGCCGGTCGGTGATCCGTTCACCGAGGACGTGGTGCTCGGCCCGATCATCGACGGCGGTCAGCTCGCCCACGTGCGCGACCTGGTGGACCGCAGCGTGGCCGCCGGGGCGTGGCTGGTGCAGGGCGGTACCGCGGACGGGCCGTTCTACCGCCCGACCGTGCTCGCCGACTGCGGACCGTCGATCCCGGCCTACGCCGAAGAGGTGTTCGGGCCGGTGGCCTGCGTACGCCCGTTCGACACGCTCGACGAGGCCGCCGAGTTCGCCGCCGACTCCGAATACGGCTTGAGCCTGGGCGTGCTCACCGCCGATCCGGCGGCCGGGCTGGCACTGGCCGACCGCATCCCCAGCGGCCTGGTGCACATCAACGACCAGACGGTGAACGACGATCCCGCCGCGCCCTTCGGCGGGGTCGGCGCCTCCGGTGTCGGCCGCGTCGGCGGTGCCCGCGCGAACGTCGATGCCTTCACCGAGACCCAGTGGGTCACCGTGCGCGCCGAATCCGCGCGCTACCCGTTCTGAAAGGACCGAAACACATGTCTGAAGCGCCGTGGGGCGAAAACGTGCTCGTCGACTTCGAGGACGGCATCGCCTGGGTGACGCTCAACCGCCCGGAGAAGCGCAACGCGATGAACCCGGCGCTCAACGACGAAATGGTGCGCACGCTCGACGCGCTGGAGGGCGATCCGCGCTGCCGCGTGCTGGTGCTCACGGGCGCGGGCGACTCGTTCTCGGCGGGCATGGACCTGCGCGAGTACTTCCGCGAGGTGGACGAGTCCGGCGACGCGGCGGTGCAGATCCGGGTGCGCCGCGCCAGCGCCGAATGGCAGTGGAAGCGGCTGGCCACCTGGTCGAAGCCGACCATCGCGATGGTCAACGGCTGGTGCTTCGGCGGCGCGTTCACCCCGCTGGTCGCCTGCGACCTCGCCATCTCCGCCGAAGACGCCCACTATGGACTGTCCGAAGTGAACTGGGGAATCCCGCCGGGCGGGGTGGTCAGCCGGGCGCTGGCGGCCACGGTCAGCCAGCGCGACGCGCTGTACTTCATCATGACCGGCGAGCCGTTCGACGGCCGTCGTGCCGCCGAAATGCGCCTGGTCAACGAAGCGGTCCCGGCGGAGCACCTGCGCGGGCGCACCCGGGAACTGGCGGCGAAGCTGGCCGCGATGAACCCGGTGGTGCTGCGCGCGGCGAAGGTCGGCTACAAGCTGGCCCAGGAGATGCCGTGGGAGCAGGCCGAGGACTACCTCTACGCGAAGCTGGAGCAGTCGCAGTTCCTCGACCCCGAGCAGGGCCGCCAGAAGGGCATGACCCAGTTCCTCGACGACAAGACCTTCCGCCCCGGTCTTTCGGCCTACCGGAACGACTGATGCGCGACGAGGGCCTCGGCTCGTGGCCGTCGCGGCGGGCCAGGATGACCCCGGACCGGATCGCGCTGGTGCACGGCGACCGGGAACTGAGCTACGCGGCCCTCGCCGCGCGGTCCGCCGGGCTGGCGCACGGCCTGCGCTCGCTCGGGGTGCGGCGGGGCGACCGGGTCGCCTACCTCGGCCCCAACCACCCCGCCTACCTCGAAACCCTGTTCGCCACCGCGTCGCTGGGCGCGGTCTTCGTCCCGGTCAACAGCAGGCTGGCGGCGCCGGAACTGGCCTACGTGCTCGACGACGCCGGGGTTTCCGTGCTGGTGCACGCGTCGCCGGTGGAGGTGGCGGCGCGGGAACTCCTGGCGGTCGGCGGGGCGCGGTACGAGGAGTTCGCGTCGGGGCCCGCGGAGCCGCCCGACGAACCGGTCTCGCTCGGCGACCCGTGCCTGATCATGTACACCTCGGGCAGCACCGGGCGGCCGAAGGGCGCGGTGCTCTCGCACGGCAACCTCACCTGGAACTGCGTCAACGTGCTGGTCGAGTCGGACCTGTCCGGTGGTGAGGTGGCGCTGGTGGCCGCACCGCTGTTCCACACCGCCGCGCTGGGCATGACCTGCCTGCCGACGTTGCTCAAGGGCGGCACCGCGGTGCTGATGGAGTCGTTCGACCCGGCCGCGGCGCTGGCGCTGATCGCCCGGCACCGGGTGACGCTGCTGTTCGGCGTGCCCGCGATGTACGACGCGATGGCCGCGCAGCCCGGCTGGGCGTCGGCGGACCTGTCCAGCGTGCGGACGCTGCTCTGCGGCGGGGCGCCGGTGCCGCCGTCGACGATCCGGCGGTACCTGGACCGCGGGCTCGCGTTCGTGCAGGGCTACGGCATGACCGAGGCGGCGCCGGGGGTGCTGGTGCTCGACCCGGCCGCCGCGCGCACCAAGGCGGGCAGCGCCGGGGTGCCGTCGTTCTTCACCGACGTGCGCGTGGCCGGTCCGGCCGGGGAGCCGGTGCCGCCGGGGGAACGCGGGGAGATCGTGGTGCGCGGCCCGAACGTCATGCTCGGGTACTGGAACCAGCCCGCGGCCACCGACCAGGCACTGGCGGGCGGCTGGCTGCACTCCGGCGATGTGGCCACTGTGGACGGTGACGGCTACTTCACCGTGGTCGACCGGCTCAAGGACATGATCATCTCGGGTGGGGAGAACGTCTACCCGGCCGAGGTGGAGGCCGCCGCGCTGGACCACCCCGACGTCGAACTGTGCGCGGTGATCGGCGCGCCCGACCCGAAGTGGGGCGAGGTGCCGCGCGCGGTGGTGGTGCGGCGGCCCGGCACCGCGCTGACCGCGGACGAGCTGCGCGCCCACCTGCGCGAGCGGCTCGCCGGGTACAAGGTGCCGAAGTACGTCGAGTTCCGGGAGGAGCTGCCCCGCACCGGGTCCGGCAAGATCCGCAAGGCCGAACTGCGGGCGCTGTACGCATGACCCCGGCGCTGCGGCACGATCAGGACATGGGATCGGAACCGCTTACCCTCTACCTGGTCAAGCGGCTGGAGCTGGTCATCCGCGCGCGCATGGACGAGGCGCTGCGGCCGAAGGGCCTGACCACGCTCCAGTTCACCGCGCTGACCGCGCTGCGGCGGCGCAGCGGCCTGTCGTCGGCACAACTGGCGCGGCGCTCGTTCGTCACCCCGCAGACGATGAACGAGATGGTGCGGTGGCTGGAGGAGCGCGGGCACATCGAGCGCACGCGCGATCCGGCGAACCGGCGGGTGCTGCTGCTGGCGCTGACCCCGGCGGGGGAGACCCTGCTGGCCGAATGCGATCCGCTGGTCGAAGCCATCGAAGCCGAACTGCTCGCGGCGATCCCCGAGGTGCAGCACCCGTTGCTCCGCCAGAGCCTGGAACTGGGCTACAACGCACTGGCCTAGCGCCCGCTCGCTAGTGGGCGGGCACCGACACGCAGACTAGGGTGGTGTCTTCGAGGGCTTCGACCTCGCCGGGCGTCTGCTCCGGGACGTGCACGTATTCGCCCGCGCGCACCGTCACGGTGTCCACCCGCAGTGCGCCGCTCAGCACCACCCAGACCTCCGCGTAGGCGGCGGGCAGGTCGGCGCGGGCGCCCGCCGGGAAGAACGCGGTGTAGGAGCTCATCGACTCGCCGTCCTCCTTGTCGAGGCCGGGAGCGATGCGGATCCCGTTCCCGAAGCGGAGGGCGTCCGCGCCGATCGCCGAGCTGAAGCGGCGGGGCGCGCTGGGGCCCGTCACGCGTCTAGTTCGGCGGCGGCGACGGCGTGCACGGGCGGCGCCTGGAGCCCGAGTTCCCGCGCGATGGCCGGGATCTCCGGATCCGCCAGGAACCCCTCGTAGTCCTCCTGGTCCCAGTCGAAGAAGGACCACACCCGGTGCGGGTCATCCGGGTCGAAGTACGCCCGGGCGCTCCGGCAGCCGTGCTCCCGCCGCTTCTCCGCCCCGATCGTGGTGAACACTGCCAGGAACCGCTCGGGGTCCTCGACGCTGGCGACGGTGACGACCATGCGGACGACCGTAGGACCTCCACCCCGCTCGAGGTCAAGGGTCAGCCGCCTCGCCTCGGGTCCCTCCCCCTGCGTCCCGCGGCGAGGCGGCTGACTCAGTTCTAGCCGACCGGGAGTTGTCCGGCGTCGGGAAGCGGCGCCGCACAACAAACGCCGCACAACCTCAGCACCCCGGCGCCGGGGGACCGGCGGGGAAATCGCGGGCGAGGTCGGCGCAGAGGGCGGCGCTCGCCGCGTCGGCGTCGAGCGTCCAGGTGGTGATGGTCTGGTCGTCGCTGCCGGTGGCCAGTGCGGTGCCCGCCGGATGCCACGCCAGCGCGGTGATCGTGCCGGTGTGGCCGTGCAGCGTCGCCCAGCGCTGGAAGGTCGAGGTGTCCCAGACGACCGCGGTGTGCTCGGCGCCGTTGGTGGCCAGGAACCGCCCGTCCGGGCTGAACGCGAGGGGGCCGCCCCGGCTGGTCAGCACCGCCGCCTTGACCGGCGGGTCGAGCCGCCACACCGCGGTCTCGCCCCGGCTGTCGCTGGTCGCGGCGAGGCTGCCGTCGGCACTGATCGCCACCTCCACCACCGGGGCGTAGACCCCGGGCTGGTGCTCGAACACGAGCTGCCGTTCGAGCGTGCGGGCGTCCCAGACGTGGACCTGGTTGAGCCCGGCGGAGGCGATCATGCGGCGGCCGTCGGCGCTGAACGCCACGTCGTGGATCACCGCGTCGGCGGCACCGAACCCGCGCATCCCGCCGTCCTCCAGGTTCCACACGACCCCGGCACTGGTGGCCAGCTGGGTGCCGTCCGCGGTGAGGGCCATCGCGGTGACCGGCGTGGTCCGCAGCGTCCGGACGGGTTGCCGCGTCCGGGTGTCGGTGACGGTGATCGTGTCCGCGGAAGTGGTGACCGCGAGCCGGGTGCCGTCCGCGCTCAGCGCGGTGACCGGCGCGGGAGCGGGTCCGGTCGCGGGCACGCCCACGCGGGTGGCCGGATCCCACACCGTGCTCCGGCCCGAAGTATCGGCCGAGGTGAGGGTCGTGCCACCGCGGTCGAACGCGACCGCGGACACGGGGTGCGTGTGCCCGATGAGCGGCAGCGCCGAGCGTTCCCACAGCAGGAGCCTGCCGTCCGGGGACGCGGCGGCGAAGTGTCGTCCGTCCGGGCTGACGTCCGCCGCGGTGTACTGCGTGCCCGGCCGGTCCCCGGGCAACTGCGCGACCAGCCGCTGCGTGGTCAGGTCCCAGCTCGCCACGGTGTCCGCCGCGGAGTGCAGCGTCCCGGTGTCGTCGAAGTCGAGATCGCCGACCGGCCGCGCGTGTCCCCGCAACCGCATCACCTGCGACGCGGAACCGGTGTGCCACACGGTGATCTCCGGCCCGTCGGAGAGGGCGGCGAGCCCGCCGTCCGCGCTGAGCGCGAGCGCGTGGGTGTCCAGCCCCGGCGTCGGCAGGACGGTGACCTCACCCGAACCCAGCCGCCAGAACCGAACGCGGTCGCGTTCGAGCAGCGCGACGGTCGAGCCGTCCGCACTGGTGACCAGTTCACGCGGTTCTTCGGGGACGTCGCCCAGCGTCGCGACCACCTCGTCCGCCGCGGTCCGCACCTCGACCGTCCCCGGCTGGTAGCTGGTGAGCAGGATTCCGGCGGCGGCGGGCACCGTCTTGGCCACCTGCGCGCGAGTGACCGTGTCCAGCACGTAGGTGCGGGTGGAGTGGCGGACCGCGAGGTAACGGCCGTCCCGGCTGCTGCCGACCGCGACCGAGGCCGGGCCACTCCGCGGTCCCGCCTCACTCGGGAGCGCCAGCTGCCCGGCCAGCGAGCGGTTCAGCGTGTCCCAGACCGAAACCACGTCCTTGGCCACCGACACCGACACCAGCCACCGGCCGTCCGCACTGAAGGTGAGGTCGCCGGCCTGGCCGTTCCACACCGGGTCGAGCGGGAACGCCGCGGTCGGGCCGTGTGCCGACTTCGCGCTGAGCACGGCGCTGCGGGCTTCCTGCGTCGG
It encodes:
- a CDS encoding amino acid ABC transporter permease — translated: MTVTTDSPATPRAHDIAGARPRFRPWRWVATAVLVVLAAQLLAFLVGNERFQWDVVAEHLFAPSVLSGLGTTVLLAVLAMVIGSVVGGLLAAAQLSGFAPARWAATLYVGVFRGIPPLVQLIFWFNLAYLLPKISLSVPFGPALLTWNANDLITPLTAGIIGLSLVESAYMAEIIRAGVLGVDQGQREAASAMGFTPAQTFFRIVLPQAMRVIIPPSGSQFISVLKGTALVSVIAMNDLLHAVQVIYNQSYEIVPMLIVACVWYLVVVTLLTVLQRRLERRFARGGAS
- a CDS encoding cupin, which gives rise to MTGPSAPRRFSSAIGADALRFGNGIRIAPGLDKEDGESMSSYTAFFPAGARADLPAAYAEVWVVLSGALRVDTVTVRAGEYVHVPEQTPGEVEALEDTTLVCVSVPAH
- a CDS encoding WD40 repeat domain-containing protein, producing MPRPERALDPEAGPVQRFAIELRRLREKAGSPGYRALGARAHYSASTLAAAARGDQLPSLAVTLAYVRACDGDSAEWEQRWRALSAELDSRPVEITEEPPYVGLRAFDPGDARRFFGRDRLVAKIVERLAHHRLVAVVGASGSGKSSVLAAGLPLDGWLRLTVRPGAHPLRECAAALAAAAGVPAAELGHDPAELGIAAEQVLVHQPFAGLLLVVDHFEEVFSLCEDEGERAAFIAALLATAGKEAHRTKVVLGLRSDFYPHCARYAELAEAVESAQVLVGQMTADELRQAITRPAREFGCTVETALVARVIADASGQVGVLPLVSHALLQTWRRRRGNALTLAGYEAAGGIERAVARTAESVYLGLDPDQQPLARQILMRLVAVGEDTDSRRRISRGELDTHDVDTVLDRLTGARLLTRDHDRIDLAHEALIHHWPRLRSWLDEDREGLRVHRELAESALGWETQGREESLLFRGARLALARSRTDGSRLSRREREFLAASDRAEARQHALTRRRIWQLRWLAAGLVVLLAVAVGAAALMRAERRQALVQSTIATSRQLAAEALNIAGADRGKAIQLSVDAWHAHPTQEARSAVLSAKSAHGPTAAFPLDPVWNGQAGDLTFSADGRWLVSVSVAKDVVSVWDTLNRSLAGQLALPSEAGPRSGPASVAVGSSRDGRYLAVRHSTRTYVLDTVTRAQVAKTVPAAAGILLTSYQPGTVEVRTAADEVVATLGDVPEEPRELVTSADGSTVALLERDRVRFWRLGSGEVTVLPTPGLDTHALALSADGGLAALSDGPEITVWHTGSASQVMRLRGHARPVGDLDFDDTGTLHSAADTVASWDLTTQRLVAQLPGDRPGTQYTAADVSPDGRHFAAASPDGRLLLWERSALPLIGHTHPVSAVAFDRGGTTLTSADTSGRSTVWDPATRVGVPATGPAPAPVTALSADGTRLAVTTSADTITVTDTRTRQPVRTLRTTPVTAMALTADGTQLATSAGVVWNLEDGGMRGFGAADAVIHDVAFSADGRRMIASAGLNQVHVWDARTLERQLVFEHQPGVYAPVVEVAISADGSLAATSDSRGETAVWRLDPPVKAAVLTSRGGPLAFSPDGRFLATNGAEHTAVVWDTSTFQRWATLHGHTGTITALAWHPAGTALATGSDDQTITTWTLDADAASAALCADLARDFPAGPPAPGC
- a CDS encoding p-hydroxycinnamoyl CoA hydratase/lyase, yielding MSEAPWGENVLVDFEDGIAWVTLNRPEKRNAMNPALNDEMVRTLDALEGDPRCRVLVLTGAGDSFSAGMDLREYFREVDESGDAAVQIRVRRASAEWQWKRLATWSKPTIAMVNGWCFGGAFTPLVACDLAISAEDAHYGLSEVNWGIPPGGVVSRALAATVSQRDALYFIMTGEPFDGRRAAEMRLVNEAVPAEHLRGRTRELAAKLAAMNPVVLRAAKVGYKLAQEMPWEQAEDYLYAKLEQSQFLDPEQGRQKGMTQFLDDKTFRPGLSAYRND
- a CDS encoding amino acid ABC transporter ATP-binding protein, which gives rise to MSGVRKSFGTHPALDGVDLDVAEGEVVVVIGPSGSGKSTLVRCVHQLESIDAGAMYLDGDLIGYEEHRGGLRPLSPRGRAAQRRRIGMVFQQFNLFPHFTALRNVTEAPVRVHRRDRAETEADAIALLERVGLGERLHHYPRQLSGGQQQRVAIARALAVRPRIMLFDEPTSALDPELVDEVLGVLRGLAADGLTMVVVTHEMAFAREVADRCVFMEAGRIVESGTPAEVFGDPKSPRLRAFLSRHTEEAVS
- a CDS encoding aldehyde dehydrogenase family protein, with amino-acid sequence MEFLDPARWSGKVFTGTWTDGGSGTHEVREPATGAALGSVGVAGAADIAAAVDRAAPAQREWAALPHAERSAVLLRAAALLTEHTGAIADWVVRESGSVRLKAGIEIEGSAGECVQAAALPSAPYGELLPSAGRMSFERRVPVGVVAVISPFNFPLLLSMRSVAPALALGNAVIVKPDPRTAVCGGVVIARIFEEAGLPAGVLQVLPGDAEAGAALVEHPRVPVISFTGSTRAGRAIGARAGELLKRAHLELGGNSALVVLEDADLEAAASCGAFGSFLHQGQICMAVGRHLVHRSLYDRYVELLGKKAEQLPVGDPFTEDVVLGPIIDGGQLAHVRDLVDRSVAAGAWLVQGGTADGPFYRPTVLADCGPSIPAYAEEVFGPVACVRPFDTLDEAAEFAADSEYGLSLGVLTADPAAGLALADRIPSGLVHINDQTVNDDPAAPFGGVGASGVGRVGGARANVDAFTETQWVTVRAESARYPF
- a CDS encoding MarR family winged helix-turn-helix transcriptional regulator is translated as MGSEPLTLYLVKRLELVIRARMDEALRPKGLTTLQFTALTALRRRSGLSSAQLARRSFVTPQTMNEMVRWLEERGHIERTRDPANRRVLLLALTPAGETLLAECDPLVEAIEAELLAAIPEVQHPLLRQSLELGYNALA
- a CDS encoding transporter substrate-binding domain-containing protein; translation: MRPIPHARRPLFGAAALLLVLTGCGAQLGEGTDTPVPAGANTALHDALPEPVRQAGVLRFAGDSHPPYRTVAADGSITGIDKDFQDALGQLLGVRTETIVVDSLPGALQGMLSNRYDAFNGPVKVTAEREKQFDTITWMTTRTSYVVPSNAPVPIPATDALCGKRVAVVTASVVEEQLRQLSAFCERAGRGAVQSIGLADTNATLLAAQSGRAEAAGMTQAAAIDVTAQQQGVYTYVTQTEEQGATADKLALYTSKASGLGPVLHQAFGELFNSGRYQEIMRKWGLDGVTVPRPEFNAGTPS
- a CDS encoding PaaX family transcriptional regulator C-terminal domain-containing protein, which gives rise to MPETPPRAEPQLLLTSLLGDYWYWRDEHIPSAALVRLLAEFGIGTDNARAAMRRLAAKGLLTTSRRGRTTAYGIPPRTSGVIVGRTHRMLTFGATAPEWDGYWTVVAFSVPEQEREVRTALRSRLRVLGFAALYDGLWVSPRDLAEPAVALLAELGIERGSVLRATEVPGGPAGGGPAEAFDLEPLARQYREFVDRYRPLPARLAAGRISPAEALRLRTELRVDWRAFPERDPDLPAVMLPPGWSRAEAQRLFLEIYDRLGPLAEQRFRELLAEADPELAELASHHDSARIAELYARLGGDAERGDTPFEQAVRARRLDDLRRG
- a CDS encoding long-chain fatty acid--CoA ligase, with protein sequence MRDEGLGSWPSRRARMTPDRIALVHGDRELSYAALAARSAGLAHGLRSLGVRRGDRVAYLGPNHPAYLETLFATASLGAVFVPVNSRLAAPELAYVLDDAGVSVLVHASPVEVAARELLAVGGARYEEFASGPAEPPDEPVSLGDPCLIMYTSGSTGRPKGAVLSHGNLTWNCVNVLVESDLSGGEVALVAAPLFHTAALGMTCLPTLLKGGTAVLMESFDPAAALALIARHRVTLLFGVPAMYDAMAAQPGWASADLSSVRTLLCGGAPVPPSTIRRYLDRGLAFVQGYGMTEAAPGVLVLDPAAARTKAGSAGVPSFFTDVRVAGPAGEPVPPGERGEIVVRGPNVMLGYWNQPAATDQALAGGWLHSGDVATVDGDGYFTVVDRLKDMIISGGENVYPAEVEAAALDHPDVELCAVIGAPDPKWGEVPRAVVVRRPGTALTADELRAHLRERLAGYKVPKYVEFREELPRTGSGKIRKAELRALYA